A genome region from Paenibacillus pabuli includes the following:
- a CDS encoding STM4011 family radical SAM protein — protein MRATLYYRGKLSSCNYDCPYCPFSKTVDSKETLETDEQQLRQFVEWVKAQEEAGHELSIFFNPYGEALVRRWYREAMVKLSHMRHVHKIAVQTNLSVKLDWARELNSETAAFWATYHPRETKESSFVKQCLSLREMGLEFSVGTVGLRSAFPAIQSMREALPDDVYMWINAFKDKPHYYEPEEVAYLRSIDPLFEGNLQDYESYGKGCAAGSEVFYVQGSGHVKRCYKDRRIIGHLYRDGLEKLSADRPCRMKKCGCYIGYVHMTDSPFRDIYGRGLLERNPESLVMNR, from the coding sequence ATGAGAGCCACCTTGTATTATCGGGGGAAGCTGTCGTCCTGTAATTATGATTGTCCCTATTGTCCCTTTAGCAAAACCGTGGATTCCAAGGAGACGCTGGAAACAGACGAACAGCAGTTGCGTCAGTTCGTGGAATGGGTGAAGGCTCAGGAAGAGGCTGGACACGAGTTGTCCATTTTTTTCAATCCATATGGCGAGGCTCTGGTCCGGCGCTGGTACAGGGAAGCTATGGTTAAACTGTCGCATATGCGCCATGTCCATAAGATTGCTGTGCAGACCAACCTGTCTGTGAAGCTGGATTGGGCCCGTGAACTGAATTCCGAGACAGCTGCCTTCTGGGCAACATACCATCCTCGTGAGACCAAAGAATCTTCTTTCGTGAAACAATGTCTTTCTTTACGTGAGATGGGTCTTGAATTCAGCGTGGGAACGGTGGGACTCCGCAGTGCATTTCCTGCCATTCAATCCATGAGAGAGGCGTTGCCGGACGATGTCTACATGTGGATCAATGCCTTTAAGGATAAGCCCCATTATTACGAGCCAGAAGAGGTGGCCTATTTGCGATCCATTGATCCGCTTTTTGAGGGGAACTTACAGGACTACGAGAGTTATGGCAAGGGCTGCGCGGCCGGCTCGGAGGTATTTTATGTGCAGGGATCGGGGCATGTAAAAAGATGTTACAAGGATCGCCGGATCATTGGGCATTTGTACCGGGATGGTTTGGAAAAGCTGTCCGCGGATCGACCCTGCAGGATGAAAAAGTGCGGCTGTTATATTGGATACGTCCATATGACGGACTCTCCATTCAGGGATATTTATGGCCGTGGCTTGCTTGAACGGAATCCGGAATCTCTTGTGATGAATCGATGA
- the asnB gene encoding asparagine synthase (glutamine-hydrolyzing), producing MCGITGFIQWNRDLTQESELLVRMTDSLSNRGPDASGTWISNPCAFGHRRLSVMDPENGAQPMHALQGDTSYTVVYNGELYNAPELKKELLQRGHHFRTQCDTEVLLASYIEWGPACVDRFNGIFAFAIWDGGREQVFMARDRLGVKPLFYSNAKDALVFGSEPKSLLLHPDVEAAVGPEGLAEVFIVGPARTPGHGVYSSLNELKPAHALIFNRNGIRTYAYWKLESQPHEHDLDATAAEVRRLLQDTLERQLASDVPVCSLLSGGLDSSALSALAVDYYNRTGQGQVSTYSVDYVDNAKHFQAHSFQPGADGPWIQRMVDELKTDHHWIEIENGELVQALNQAMLVRDLPGMADVDSSLYLFCKEIKKGATVAISGEAADEVFGGYPWFHRDEMLNSGTFPWSVAPDMRAGLLSADIREWIRPLDYLADRYSDAVAEVPLLDGETGKAAQMRVMSYLNITRFMPTLLDRKDRMSMGAGLEVRVPYCDHRLIQYVFNIPWEMKITGGREKGILRKALEGVLPDDVLYRKKSPYPKTHNPQYLAAVKQQVLDILDDASSPILPLIDKAQIRKLASSPDASSNLPWFGQLMSGPQLFAYLTQINSWLRTYKVAIR from the coding sequence ATGTGCGGTATAACCGGCTTCATACAGTGGAATCGGGATTTGACCCAGGAATCGGAGCTGCTGGTCCGAATGACGGACAGTTTGTCGAACCGGGGGCCCGATGCTTCAGGTACATGGATCTCCAATCCTTGTGCATTTGGACATCGCCGGCTCAGCGTAATGGACCCGGAGAACGGCGCTCAGCCCATGCATGCGTTACAGGGAGACACCTCCTATACCGTCGTGTATAACGGAGAACTATACAATGCACCCGAATTGAAAAAAGAACTGCTTCAGCGGGGGCACCATTTCCGTACTCAATGTGATACGGAAGTTTTGCTCGCCTCTTATATCGAATGGGGACCGGCATGTGTAGACCGTTTTAATGGTATTTTTGCTTTTGCCATCTGGGATGGAGGACGCGAACAGGTCTTCATGGCACGTGATCGCCTTGGCGTCAAACCGCTCTTTTACAGCAACGCAAAAGACGCTCTCGTATTCGGCTCCGAACCCAAATCCCTTTTGCTTCACCCGGATGTCGAAGCTGCGGTCGGTCCAGAGGGTCTTGCAGAGGTATTTATTGTAGGTCCGGCCAGGACTCCTGGACACGGTGTCTACTCTTCGTTGAATGAGCTCAAACCAGCACACGCGCTTATCTTCAACCGGAATGGAATCCGAACCTACGCGTATTGGAAGCTGGAAAGCCAGCCTCACGAGCATGATCTGGATGCGACTGCAGCCGAGGTTCGGCGCCTGCTGCAGGATACACTCGAGCGTCAGCTTGCTTCAGACGTTCCGGTCTGTTCCCTTCTGTCAGGGGGCCTCGACTCCAGCGCCCTGTCAGCACTGGCCGTGGACTATTACAACCGAACCGGTCAAGGTCAAGTTAGTACGTATTCCGTCGACTATGTGGATAATGCCAAGCACTTCCAGGCGCACTCGTTCCAGCCCGGCGCAGATGGCCCCTGGATCCAGCGTATGGTGGATGAACTGAAGACAGACCATCACTGGATCGAGATTGAGAATGGAGAATTGGTTCAAGCCTTGAATCAGGCGATGTTAGTACGGGATTTGCCCGGAATGGCTGATGTGGATTCTTCACTCTATTTGTTCTGTAAAGAAATCAAAAAAGGGGCAACCGTCGCAATCTCGGGAGAGGCCGCCGATGAAGTGTTTGGAGGATATCCCTGGTTCCATCGGGACGAGATGCTGAATTCCGGAACCTTCCCTTGGTCGGTAGCACCTGACATGCGTGCAGGGTTGTTATCGGCAGACATTCGGGAGTGGATCAGACCGCTGGACTATCTTGCCGACCGGTATTCGGATGCTGTGGCTGAGGTTCCTTTACTGGATGGGGAAACCGGTAAAGCGGCACAAATGCGTGTCATGTCCTATCTGAACATCACCCGATTCATGCCTACCTTACTGGATCGGAAGGATCGAATGAGTATGGGGGCAGGGCTCGAAGTTCGGGTGCCATACTGTGACCATCGCCTGATCCAATATGTGTTTAACATTCCCTGGGAAATGAAAATAACAGGCGGCCGTGAGAAGGGGATCTTGCGAAAAGCGTTGGAGGGTGTATTGCCTGACGATGTTTTGTATCGTAAAAAGAGTCCTTATCCCAAAACACATAATCCACAGTATTTGGCTGCTGTTAAGCAGCAGGTATTGGATATCCTTGATGATGCCTCTTCGCCGATTCTGCCTTTGATTGACAAGGCTCAAATCCGCAAACTGGCTTCGTCACCTGATGCTTCCTCCAATCTCCCCTGGTTTGGGCAGCTGATGTCTGGTCCACAGCTGTTTGCTTACTTGACACAGATTAACTCCTGGTTACGAACATATAAGGTTGCTATTCGTTAA
- a CDS encoding DUF4870 domain-containing protein, whose translation MRQLLSALSYFSIFFAPFLFPIIIWIVARDAYIEGHAKRALFSHVFPFLAAIPLFYFFVTSQSIGSAIGFVILFFVIYGLSFIYNIVKGIQVLREYA comes from the coding sequence ATGAGACAGCTTTTGTCCGCCCTATCCTATTTCAGTATTTTCTTCGCTCCTTTTCTGTTCCCGATCATTATTTGGATTGTTGCGCGAGACGCCTATATTGAGGGACATGCCAAGCGAGCCTTGTTCTCACACGTATTCCCGTTTCTTGCTGCCATACCCCTCTTTTATTTCTTCGTTACCTCCCAGAGCATCGGTAGCGCCATCGGGTTTGTCATTCTGTTCTTTGTGATTTATGGATTAAGCTTTATATATAACATCGTTAAAGGGATTCAGGTCCTTCGTGAGTATGCGTAA
- a CDS encoding class I SAM-dependent methyltransferase has product MKSINQWRADEYDHKLAFVSGYGKSLISWLQPQKGERILDLGCGTGDLTHEIAKSQAEVVGMDASPNMIQRARKKFPEITFVEGDGHRFEASKPYDAIFSNAALHWMKNPGLVVESIWKALKPGGRLVAEFGGKGNVQTIVNALEAVLEQKTGIHAADRNPWYFPTIGEYSSILEGRGFLVRQAYLYDRPTQLQDGEKGVEGWLAHFGGDYFAGLSKEQIEEVCLETSKIVLPKLWIDDAIYADYKRLRVEAVKPEW; this is encoded by the coding sequence ATGAAATCAATTAACCAATGGCGAGCAGATGAGTATGATCACAAACTGGCATTTGTATCGGGATACGGAAAAAGTTTAATTTCATGGCTTCAACCTCAAAAGGGAGAACGTATTCTTGATTTAGGCTGTGGAACGGGTGACTTGACACATGAAATCGCTAAGTCACAAGCAGAGGTAGTTGGTATGGATGCCTCTCCGAACATGATACAACGGGCGAGAAAGAAGTTTCCTGAAATCACATTCGTGGAAGGGGACGGACACCGATTCGAGGCAAGCAAACCCTATGATGCAATCTTCTCCAATGCGGCACTGCACTGGATGAAGAACCCTGGTCTTGTCGTAGAAAGCATATGGAAGGCACTGAAGCCTGGCGGACGTCTGGTAGCGGAGTTCGGTGGAAAGGGGAACGTGCAGACCATAGTAAATGCACTGGAAGCCGTGCTCGAACAAAAAACAGGAATCCATGCTGCAGATCGCAATCCGTGGTACTTTCCAACGATCGGTGAGTACAGCTCCATTTTGGAGGGAAGAGGATTCCTGGTTCGTCAGGCCTATCTTTACGACCGTCCTACCCAACTTCAAGATGGAGAAAAGGGTGTTGAGGGGTGGTTGGCTCATTTTGGAGGAGACTATTTTGCTGGTTTAAGTAAGGAACAAATCGAGGAAGTTTGTCTTGAAACGAGTAAAATAGTGTTACCCAAGCTGTGGATAGATGATGCAATCTATGCCGATTATAAGCGTTTGCGTGTGGAGGCTGTAAAACCAGAGTGGTGA